Proteins encoded by one window of Lycium barbarum isolate Lr01 chromosome 11, ASM1917538v2, whole genome shotgun sequence:
- the LOC132617003 gene encoding receptor-like serine/threonine-protein kinase SD1-8, producing the protein MNSFTKLPTNLTNVYTQILQKLKNTPFLKSTMKNINTKQHNFHLCSCYFFLISQILLPILAMPTPTRTTNTITTKNPLAIHKTLISKTKKFELGFFTPGGPNSDKWYLGIWYREIQETTMVWVANRENPVHNSSSSSLPVLKLSQDGRLVIYDGAGNSVWYSNKPQDFNYPTDTKFIAQLLDSGNFVVRPENDENKESYLWQSFDYPTDTLLPGMKLGWDSKTGLNRNITSWKSPFDPAPGNYTFKLDINGLPEAFLTNREKVFYRSGPWNGVGFSGVPEMKPTEVIKFEFQMNKDQVYYTFEVLDKKICSRLLVKHNGFLERYTWIPTSHIWNKFWYAPKDQCDFYEECGASGICNANLSPVCKCLVGYKPKNQVAWDLRDGSDGCVRDHDLDCKTDVFNTLKNMKLPESSSSFVDTKMNLDECKEMCRYNCSCTAYTTANVTGTGSGCVLWTKELVDMRQYSAAEGGQVLYVRVAASDAALSGNVGSEDGSGKIKRIAMATGITAGVVLVLIGVVSICLLSKRQKLEGPIIRKKTEQRGSKERSQDLLMNTAIIPSKRETSGETEVDEFELPLFDLSTLAMATEDFSDANKLGQGGFGCVYKGIIDDDQEIAVKRLSKNSGQGVEEFKNELRLIARLQHRNLVRLLGCCVEMGEKMLIYEYMENKSLDSILFNKQKSALLDWQRRFSIICGIARGLLYLHQDSRFRIIHRDLKASNILLDKDMIPKISDFGMARIFGGDETEGNTKRVVGTYGYMSPEYAMDGLFSVKSDVFSFGVLVLEIVTGKKNRGFYFQNSQRNLLGHAWRLWIEGIASELLDSTVGESFSPCEVMRCIQVGLLCVQEQAEDRPNMATVVLMLGSESATLPQPKHPGFCLGRRPVDDYSETIYEETFTVNEVTITMLEAR; encoded by the exons ATGAATTCTTTCACCAAACTCCCCACAAATCTCACAAATGTCTATACACAAATACTACAAAAGCTAAAAAACACCCCATTCTTGAAGTCAACAATGAAAAACATCAACACCAAACAACACAATTTTCACCTATGTTCTTGCTACTTCTTTCTAATTTCACAGATTCTTTTACCAATTCTTGCAATGCCAACACCAACACGAACAACTAACACAATCACAACCAAAAATCCACTTGCAATACACAAAACTTTAATCTCTAAAACAAAAAAATTCGAGTTAGGATTTTTCACTCCAGGTGGTCCAAATTCAGACAAATGGTATCTAGGAATATGGTACAGAGAAATTCAAGAAACAACTATGGTTTGGGTTGCAAACAGAGAAAACCCCGTTCACAATTCATCTTCATCGTCTTTACCTGTCTTAAAACTTAGCCAAGATGGTCGTCTTGTTATTTATGACGGTGCTGGAAATTCTGTCTGGTACTCGAATAAACCTCAGGATTTTAATTATCCCACAGATACTAAATTTATTGCTCAGTTATTGGATTCAGGGAATTTCGTCGTTCGTCCTGAGAACGACGAAAATAAGGAGAGTTACTTATGGCAGAGTTTTGATTATCCTACGGATACTTTGTTACCAGGGATGAAACTTGGGTGGGACTCGAAAACAGGGTTAAATAGGAATATTACTTCATGGAAATCTCCATTTGATCCAGCACCTGGAAATTATACGTTTAAACTTGATATTAATGGTTTGCCTGAAGCTTTTTTGACAAATAGAGAGAAAGTTTTTTATAGGAGTGGACCTTGGAATGGAGTTGGATTTAGTGGTGTACCAGAAATGAAGCCTACAGAGGTTATAAAATTCGAGTTTCAGATGAACAAAGATCAAGTTTACTACACATTCGAG GTACTCGACAAGAAAATATGTTCAAGATTGTTAGTGAAGCATAATGGTTTCTTAGAGAGGTACACTTGGATTCCGACTAGTCATATTTGGAACAAATTCTGGTACGCGCCAAAAGACCAATGTGATTTTTACGAAGAGTGCGGCGCTTCTGGAATTTGTAATGCGAATCTTTCGCCAGTGTGCAAATGTCTAGTGGGCTACAAGCCCAAAAATCAAGTGGCATGGGATTTAAGAGATGGATCAGATGGATGTGTTAGGGACCATGATTTGGATTGTAAAACTGATGTTTTTAACACATTGAAGAACATGAAATTGCCAGAGAGTTCGAGTTCATTTGTGGATACTAAGATGAATTTGGATGAATGTAAAGAAATGTGTAGGTATAACTGTTCATGCACGGCGTACACCACTGCGAATGTGACGGGGACGGGTTCTGGATGTGTCCTTTGGACAAAGGAATTAGTCGACATGAGGCAATATTCGGCCGCAGAAGGTGGACAAGTTCTCTACGTTAGAGTTGCCGCTTCTGACGCAG CACTAAGTGGAAATGTAGGATCGGAAGATGGTTCTGGCAAAATAAAAAGAATTGCTATGGCCACTGGAATCACAGCTGGTGTTGTTCTTGTGCTAATTGGAGTAGTAAGCATTTGCTTATTATCAAAGAGACAGAAATTGGAAGGTCCAATAATAAGAAAGAAGACAGAACAAAGAG GCTCTAAAGAAAGAAGTCAAGATCTTCTAATGAACACAGCCATTATTCCAAGTAAAAGAGAAACTTCTGGTGAAACTGAGGTGGACGAGTTTGAATTGCCATTATTTGATCTCAGCACCTTAGCCATGGCTACAGAAGATTTTTCTGATGCAAACAAGTTAGGCCAGGGCGGTTTTGGTTGCGTTTACAAG GGAATAATAGATGATGATCAAGAAATAGCAGTGAAAAGGCTCTCAAAGAATTCAGGCCAAGGAGTAGAGGAATTCAAGAATGAGCTAAGATTGATTGCAAGACTTCAGCACAGAAACCTCGTCCGCCTTCTTGGCTGCTGTGTTGAGATGGGAGAGAAGATGTTGATATACGAATACATGGAAAATAAAAGCTTAGATTCAATCTTATTCA ATAAGCAAAAAAGCGCGTTACTCGATTGGCAAAGGCGATTCAGCATTATTTGTGGAATCGCTCGGGGGCTTCTGTATCTTCATCAAGATTCAAGATTTCGGATTATCCATAGAGATCTGAAAGCAAGCAACATTCTCCTTGACAAGGATATGATCCCCAAAATATCAGACTTTGGCATGGCAAGGATTTTTGGAGGCGATGAGACCGAAGGAAATACAAAGAGAGTAGTTGGAACCTA CGGTTATATGTCTCCTGAATATGCGATGGACGGACTGTTCTCTGTTAAATCGGATGTCTTCAGCTTTGGAGTTTTAGTGTTGGAAATTGTAACAGGGAAGAAGAATAGGGGATTTTATTTTCAGAACAGCCAAAGAAACCTTCTTGGCCAT GCATGGAGACTATGGATAGAAGGAATAGCCTCGGAACTACTAGATTCAACAGTTGGAGAATCGTTTTCTCCGTGCGAAGTAATGAGATGCATACAGGTCGGGCTATTGTGTGTTCAGGAGCAAGCAGAAGATAGACCGAACATGGCAACCGTCGTATTGATGTTAGGCAGTGAAAG